In the genome of Caenorhabditis elegans chromosome IV, the window ctagcCTTGGGATATACAGTGTGTATTTGTTATTTGAACCGAAACTTCGTGACACCAGAtgaagtttttctaaaaacgtattattttcagatttcagtcAGCTTGGCCACTTCTCGGTACATGTATCCAACTGATTTACTCTACAACACATTTGTAATTGATGGAGATTTTTGGAATCAAACAGCTGTTTATAGGCTTTTGTCACTTGAAGGAACTGCTCCGTTGGTTACAACTGGAAATGATGTTACAATTGTGacgtttttcaatgaaacatATGATGCTTGCGCAGTCGTTTTGAATCCAAAATCTGAAGCTGACAATTTCAGTTATTTAACATCCCAAGCAAGTGTTAATGGAGAAATTGATAAGATTAGTTTTGCTCCATTAGATCAAAGACAAGCAGTTGAAGTTGTTGCTGTTCAGAATACTAAAATTATTATGGATTCACTCGTCTTTGATACGGTGAGCAGACATGAAAAATAacttactgtttcagaatttttatatgaacAATTTAGAATGCTTGGTATTCAGTGGAAATTTCCAATGTAtcttaattcatttttctagaatgttgGACCTTGGTGTATTGCAAAAGTAGTCTCCGGACCACCAAACAATTCGTCTCAACTACTTCTCGATTTGTCAAAAGCTCAAGGAATGATGCCATATGTGTTTGAAATGCAATACTTCACAGTTATCGCCGAAGAATGCTCATTTTCTTTCACTGTCACATCGAATAatctataaattaaaaaaaaaaattttcaaatgataattcaaataaataaagcTCCAAATTATTtggttcagatttttttttcgcctaAAAAAAGTAATGTTTTCAAAGATTATTACCCCCCCatattttctccaatttgTTGATCAGTGTGttctataaattaaaatttctctcACAGCGGATCCAGTTCGAAATTCGAATGAAGacttttgtatatttttgatctTTATTTTGAGTCCCGGCTATTAAAAATTACCAGATATCAAGAAAAATCTGGggtatttttttcttcatgcacatttttgaatgtaatCGCAGGAGCagccgaaaattgaaataaagatCTCATTTGAACTGCGGAAAACGTTGTTTCATGGCTTAAATCGTTTACAGAAATATGCGTAATCTAAGAAAATGATATCCTTTcgtatttctgtttttttttatcattgaacatcaaaaattctgaTGTAGTACTGGAACTATTACCGTAaattctctattagtaaggcgcctctattagttttgcaccccttcatttgttccctatttttaggaattcaaaatttgc includes:
- the H20E11.3 gene encoding CUB-like domain-containing protein (Confirmed by transcript evidence) — its product is MITFSVFCIALLSTTAAALNCSQIPDSYIYAGNVFWYPNNSSNYVTIPPNFNCNYIIKAPITSSELLHGYVVLWNLMKGVNDYIIVTDSLGAKQTLKSRSDSYLTYDVFPGKEMSIQVVTKSVNMGSQFNFKVAYSKVKVGPTTAMKTGGLMNFVNLEYIRGSDPQLPNAVMIRGNEPISVSLATSRYMYPTDLLYNTFVIDGDFWNQTAVYRLLSLEGTAPLVTTGNDVTIVTFFNETYDACAVVLNPKSEADNFSYLTSQASVNGEIDKISFAPLDQRQAVEVVAVQNTKIIMDSLVFDTNVGPWCIAKVVSGPPNNSSQLLLDLSKAQGMMPYVFEMQYFTVIAEECSFSFTVTSNNL